The proteins below come from a single Agromyces flavus genomic window:
- a CDS encoding branched-chain amino acid ABC transporter permease: MTAKSLRLLVGGILLVVVLAVLPLFAIDIPGVLPGPTYTPGTLQLLAFALLIAALALSYRMMFGLAGLLSFGHALFFAAGAYGLGMTLEAFGPSDWPSPVVFILSIGITLVLGLVLAATVGSLALRVTGISFAMVTLAFAQAGSVLIRRNPGSATGGDEGLSLDTAHVPTELVGVVDTRNLYWMALGILVVVYLVVLWVEKSRAGHVAEAIRENELRVRVIGQRPYDVKLLVFIVASVLAAVAGMGYLLLQSGAAPRIATADFTLTLLVIVVLGGVGARWGAIVGGIVYTLLDQRLTALAGSDAIAALPDVLRVPLSEPLFILGTLFVLVVLFLPGGIAGLPGRIATGRKQHPVEPEEAVDA, translated from the coding sequence ATGACCGCCAAGTCGCTCCGCCTGCTCGTCGGCGGCATCCTGCTCGTCGTCGTGCTCGCCGTGCTGCCGCTGTTCGCGATCGACATCCCGGGCGTGCTGCCCGGCCCGACATACACGCCCGGCACGCTCCAGCTGCTCGCGTTCGCGCTGCTCATCGCGGCGCTGGCGCTCAGCTACCGCATGATGTTCGGACTCGCGGGGCTGCTGTCGTTCGGGCACGCGCTCTTCTTCGCCGCGGGCGCGTACGGGCTCGGCATGACGCTCGAGGCGTTCGGCCCCTCGGACTGGCCGAGTCCGGTGGTGTTCATCCTCTCGATCGGCATCACGCTCGTGCTCGGCCTCGTGCTCGCCGCCACGGTCGGCTCGCTCGCCCTGCGGGTCACCGGGATCTCGTTCGCGATGGTCACGCTCGCCTTCGCGCAGGCCGGGTCGGTCCTGATCCGCCGGAACCCGGGCAGCGCCACGGGTGGCGACGAGGGACTCTCGCTCGACACGGCGCACGTGCCGACCGAGCTCGTCGGCGTCGTCGACACGCGCAACCTGTACTGGATGGCGCTCGGCATCCTGGTCGTCGTCTACCTCGTCGTGCTCTGGGTCGAGAAGAGCCGAGCCGGCCACGTCGCCGAGGCGATCCGCGAGAACGAGCTGCGCGTACGCGTCATCGGCCAGCGGCCGTACGACGTCAAGCTGCTCGTCTTCATCGTCGCGTCCGTGCTCGCCGCGGTCGCCGGGATGGGGTACCTGCTGCTGCAGTCGGGCGCGGCGCCGCGCATCGCCACCGCGGACTTCACGCTCACGCTGCTCGTGATCGTCGTGCTGGGCGGTGTGGGTGCGCGCTGGGGCGCCATCGTCGGCGGTATCGTCTACACACTGCTCGACCAGCGCCTCACGGCGCTCGCCGGTTCCGACGCGATCGCCGCGCTGCCCGACGTGCTCCGCGTTCCGCTGTCCGAGCCGCTGTTCATCCTGGGCACGCTGTTCGTGCTCGTGGTGCTGTTCCTCCCCGGGGGCATCGCCGGGCTCCCCGGCCGCATCGCCACCGGGCGGAAGCAGCATCCGGTGGAGCCGGAGGAGGCCGTCGATGCCTGA
- a CDS encoding class I adenylate-forming enzyme family protein: MPDGPSTLGRWTADRARTAPDAVAIDDRGVVVTYRELDERAARLAESFRAAGYAIGDRVATITGNSADQVVLFFACAKAGLVLVPLSWRLSPRELAEQLEIAEPALLLVEDEFASVARAARDRLARRIPVAPLGAHGVEQHVPHPALRTDATVTRRDVRDDDALLIVFTSGTTSRPKGAVLTHANCFWTNLSLSKTIPIAEHDVVLAVMPQFHVGGWNIQPLLGWWAGATVVLERTFDPGRVLHLIAERRITTMMGVPANYLFLAQHPDFSRADLSSLGQAVVGGAPMPPALLRLWHARGVALTQGYGLTEASPNVLCLPDREATSRVGSAGLPYAHVDVAVADPATGELLDGPAEGELLVSGPGVFAGYFRDPEATAAALSGGWLHTGDLVRRDADGYFTVVDRLTDVYISGGEGVSPAEVESVLIAHPAVADVAVVGVPDDRWGEAGSAWVVLRPGAITDGAELTEFARGSLAGYKVPRDIHFIDEIPRGAATKTLRRVLAERAARLDEAARPEGIDA, encoded by the coding sequence ATGCCTGACGGACCCAGCACGCTGGGGCGGTGGACCGCCGACCGCGCGCGCACGGCTCCGGACGCGGTCGCAATCGACGACCGCGGCGTCGTCGTCACGTACCGCGAGCTCGACGAGCGGGCCGCCCGGCTCGCCGAGTCGTTCCGCGCCGCCGGCTACGCGATCGGCGACCGCGTGGCGACGATCACGGGCAACAGCGCCGACCAGGTCGTGCTGTTCTTCGCGTGCGCCAAGGCCGGCCTGGTGCTCGTCCCGCTGTCGTGGCGGCTCTCGCCGCGCGAGCTCGCCGAGCAGCTCGAGATCGCCGAGCCCGCGCTGCTGCTCGTCGAGGACGAGTTCGCGTCGGTCGCCCGGGCCGCCCGCGACCGCCTCGCGCGGCGCATCCCGGTCGCCCCGCTCGGCGCGCACGGGGTCGAGCAGCACGTGCCGCATCCGGCGCTGCGCACCGATGCGACCGTGACACGGCGCGACGTGCGCGACGACGACGCCCTGCTCATCGTCTTCACGTCGGGCACGACCTCGCGGCCCAAGGGCGCGGTGCTCACGCACGCGAACTGCTTCTGGACGAACCTGTCGCTGTCGAAGACCATCCCGATCGCCGAGCACGACGTGGTGCTCGCGGTCATGCCGCAGTTCCACGTGGGGGGCTGGAACATCCAGCCGCTGCTGGGCTGGTGGGCGGGTGCGACGGTGGTGCTCGAGCGCACGTTCGACCCCGGCCGCGTGCTGCACCTCATCGCCGAGCGACGGATCACGACCATGATGGGCGTGCCCGCGAACTACCTGTTCCTGGCGCAGCACCCCGACTTCTCGCGTGCCGACCTGTCGAGCCTCGGGCAGGCGGTCGTCGGCGGCGCGCCCATGCCGCCCGCGCTGCTGCGCCTGTGGCATGCGCGCGGCGTCGCGCTCACCCAGGGCTACGGGCTCACCGAGGCCTCGCCCAACGTGCTGTGCCTGCCCGACCGCGAGGCCACGTCGCGCGTGGGGTCGGCGGGCCTGCCGTACGCGCACGTCGACGTCGCCGTCGCCGACCCGGCCACCGGCGAGCTCCTCGACGGCCCCGCCGAGGGCGAGCTGCTGGTCTCGGGTCCCGGCGTGTTCGCGGGATACTTCCGCGACCCCGAGGCGACGGCGGCCGCGCTCAGCGGCGGATGGCTGCACACCGGCGACCTCGTCCGCCGCGACGCCGACGGCTACTTCACCGTCGTCGACCGGCTCACCGACGTCTACATCTCCGGGGGCGAGGGGGTCTCGCCGGCCGAGGTCGAGTCGGTGCTCATCGCGCACCCCGCGGTCGCCGATGTCGCGGTCGTCGGCGTGCCCGACGACCGCTGGGGCGAGGCGGGCTCGGCCTGGGTGGTGCTGCGGCCCGGTGCGATCACGGATGGCGCGGAGCTGACGGAGTTCGCACGCGGCTCGCTCGCCGGCTACAAGGTGCCGCGCGACATCCACTTCATCGACGAGATCCCGCGCGGCGCCGCGACCAAGACGCTGCGGCGGGTCCTCGCCGAACGTGCCGCGCGGCTCGACGAGGCGGCCCGGCCCGAGGGGATCGACGCATGA